From Calothrix sp. PCC 6303, a single genomic window includes:
- the petG gene encoding cytochrome b6-f complex subunit V: protein MIEPLLCGIVLGLIPITLAGLFYKAYVQYKRGDQLGI from the coding sequence GTGATTGAACCTTTATTATGTGGCATTGTTTTGGGACTAATTCCCATCACCTTAGCTGGACTGTTTTATAAAGCTTATGTCCAATATAAGCGCGGTGATCAGTTAGGAATTTAG